The Psychroflexus sp. ALD_RP9 region AAAGCTTTTAATCCAAACAAACTTGAAGCGCCACCAACAGTTGAAGGATTACTCTTGTAAATCGCCAACTCTAAGTAGGAAGATGAGTTAAATAGCGCTAATTTTTTACCATCTTCTTCACGCTGATCTTTAGGAAGCGAAAAATTAATCGCTTCACTATAACTATCATATATCTTCTTAAACCGTTGAGAACGTGCTGTAATCGTAAAACTTCGTCCTTTAGCAATTTGTTGAAATGACTGCCGTTTAATATTGGTAACAACATTCCCAAAATTATCAATATAAATCACATGACCAATCATCTGGTTGTTTTCATTATTAATTGAAGGCTCAATATGTTTTATTTGTTTAATTTCATTTAACTTTTTACCAATAACACTTAAGTTTCCGCCACGGGCAATGTGAGCAGCAACCTTTATAAAAATATCTAAAACTGTAAAATTAGTATCAACACGATCATGAATATTAATTTCTACAATTTCATCAGGATTAATCTCTGAAGCAATTAGCGATAAAATGCCAT contains the following coding sequences:
- a CDS encoding S-adenosyl-l-methionine hydroxide adenosyltransferase family protein — protein: MPLVTLTTDFGLKDHSVAAVKGALYSELQDVKIIDITHLISPFHIIEAAYVIKNAYHNFPKGSIHIVGVDSELTPENKHIVMALDGHFFIAANNGILSLIASEINPDEIVEINIHDRVDTNFTVLDIFIKVAAHIARGGNLSVIGKKLNEIKQIKHIEPSINNENNQMIGHVIYIDNFGNVVTNIKRQSFQQIAKGRSFTITARSQRFKKIYDSYSEAINFSLPKDQREEDGKKLALFNSSSYLELAIYKSNPSTVGGASSLFGLKALDTITINFDE